The following proteins are encoded in a genomic region of Oncorhynchus gorbuscha isolate QuinsamMale2020 ecotype Even-year linkage group LG11, OgorEven_v1.0, whole genome shotgun sequence:
- the LOC124048364 gene encoding dynein light chain Tctex-type protein 2 has protein sequence MSERRGSIMKGIRKDSHTDRLRESTMDIEMHDDDESHPVKRGSSVWKSGFKGKLANTYRLGPKQKFLPHLIQKKGEELMNQAFGELAYDHDNCRDVADKVAADVLAFCKEQVFDRYRYVARVVVGEKKGQTVKIASRTLWDDEKDNFLTLNFENRHLFAVGMVFAIYFE, from the coding sequence ATGTCTGAGCGTCGGGGTAGCATTATGAAGGGGATTCGCAAAGATAGCCATACTGACAGGCTCCGAGAGTCAACCATGGACATTGAAATGCATGACGACGACGAATCCCACCCTGTGAAACGAGGGTCTTCAGTTTGGAAATCAGGGTTCAAAGGGAAACTAGCCAACACCTACAGGTTGGGACCAAAGCAGAAGTTTCTTCCCCATTTGATTCAGAAGAAAGGCGAGGAGTTGATGAACCAAGCATTCGGTGAGCTGGCCTACGACCACGACAACTGTCGAGATGTGGCTGATAAAGTGGCTGCAGACGTCCTGGCGTTCTGCAAAGAGCAAGTGTTCGACCGCTACAGATACGTGGCCAGGGTGGTCGTCGGCGAAAAGAAAGGCCAGACAGTGAAGATTGCAAGCCGTACCCTGTGGGATGATGAAAAGGACAACTTTCTAACTCTCAACTTTGAGAACAGACACCTTTTCGCCGTTGGCATGGTTTTTGCCATTTATTTCGAGTGA
- the ccdc78 gene encoding coiled-coil domain-containing protein 78, with amino-acid sequence MDVRDNRSSLNELQDKIRCLTDENVQLRDKNESHFTKLGYLESRLGYLAGSKTDLSSKLVSSEEEKLKISKELVEVHIQTNKVREQYEKDIFDLKIKILSQEGVVVEMEMERDRLCRELQSVTARLQVAERTGSDLTEEYMTLKRNYLALTEAHDKEVVQNDELSAELLGLAQARDDLFRQTEEQQQRVRASTEGGVYGQTAQELDRVRALVSRMFHNRIMPEDLAMLDQERKSMEKSLLGNQDVIKDMLEQMKKSYEEQQHRLEEKVVAMGKEQQENKRAIRDTQQKRAELSAAMLSSQSQLKEVEEENSKLQMQVKELNEEYRARLGCYLQDLAEYVDGLAEGRGVKGPPERVKLRGFVDSMLQEVRSSYRAREEQLASAARSYKKRLQRLTKSHQALLSAYRVQREQVLSQPESGLDPGPPEAHFSLEPSELRGETERELQLLRQDKARLEGQLREAQKPVAVVTRPIQTVNFQDSGKSGQISEEAWTDIRKQLREITNSTQEGHERERAQLITRATVAEEQLLEMQEYVDKHLGRYKQEITRLRRLPDLETGLAHRAEAPKPRQSIARSRIQAMKYDLPPP; translated from the exons ATGGACGTAAGGGACAACCGTTCGTCTTtaaatgaactacaggacaaaattcGTTGTTTGACAGATGAAAAT GTCCAGCTCCGTGACAAAAATGAAAGCCACTTTACCAAACTGGGCTACCTTGAGAGCAGGTTGGGCTATCTTGCAGGCTCCAAGACAGACCTCTCTTCCAAACTGGTCTCGAGCGAAGAGGAGAAACTGAAG ATATCCAAGGAGCTTGTCGAGGTACATATACAGACCAACAAAGTGAGGGAGCAGTATGAAAAGGACATTTTTGACCTGAAAATAAAG ATCCTCTCCCAGGAAGGGGTGgtggtggagatggagatggagagggacaggctCTGCAGGGAGCTCCAGTCTGTCACCGCCCGCCTACAGGTGGCAGAGAGGACAGGAAGTGACCTCACAGAGGAATACATGACCCTGAAGAGGAACTACCTGGCTCTGACTGAGGCCCACGATAAGGAGGTGGTCCAGAATGACGAGCTGAGCGCTGAGCTGCTTGGGCTGGCCCAGGCTCGTGATGACCTCTTCAGgcagacagaggaacagcagCAGCGTGTTAGGGcctctacagagggtggtgtcTATGGGCAGACTGCTCAGGAGCTGGACAGGGTGCGGGCGCTGGTCAGCCGTATGTTTCACAATAGAATAATG ccagAGGACCTGGCTATGTTGGACCAAGAACGTAAATCTATGGAGAAGAGT CTGCTTGGGAACCAGGATGTGATCAAAGACATGCTGGAGCAGATGAAGAAGAGCTATGAAGAGCAGCAGCACAGACTAGAGGAGAAAGT GGTGGCGATGGGCAAGGAGCAACAAGAGAACAAGAGAGCCATCCGCGATACCCAGCAGAAACGAGCCGAACTGAGTGCG GCCATGTTGAGCTCTCAGAGCCAGCtgaaggaggtggaggaagagaacTCTAAGCTACAAATGCAGGTGAAGGAACTGAATGAGGAGTACCGTGCCAGACTGGGATGCTACCTACAGGACCTAGCT GAGTATGTGGATGGTCTGgcagaggggaggggggtgaaGGGCCCCCCAGAGAGGGTGAAGTTGAGGGGCTTCGTGGACAGCATGCTCCAAGAGGTGCGCTCCTCCTACAGGGCTAGAGAGGAGCAGCTAGCCTCTGCTGCACGCTCCTACAAGAAGAGACTGCAGAGGCTCACTAAGAGCCACCAAGCCCTGCTTAGTGCATACAG GGTGCAGAGGGAACAGGTCCTGTCCCAGCCAGAGAGTGGCTTGGACCCCGGCCCCCCTGAGGCCCACTTCAGCCTGGAGCCCAGTGAGCTGAGGGGAGAGACGGAAAGGGAGCTCCAGCTCCTACGCCAGGACAAGGCCAGGCTGGAGGGCCAGCTCCGAGAGGCTCAGAAGCCT GTGGCTGTCGTCACTAGACCTATTCAAACAGTCAACTTTCAGGA TTCTGGAAAATCAGGGCAGATATCTGAAGAGGCCTGGACTGATATTAGGAAACAGCTACGGGAGATCACCAACTCTACTCAG GAGGGCCATGAGAGGGAGCGTGCCCAGCTCATCACCAGGGCTACAGTTGCCGAGGAGCAGCTGTTAGAGATGCAGGAGTATGTTGACAAGCACCTGGGAAG GTACAAGCAGGAGATCACACGGCTGCGTAGACTGCCGGATCTGGAGACGGGGCTTGCCCACAGAGCTGAGGCTCCCAAACCCCGCCAATCCATCGCTCGATCAAGAATCCAAGCTATGAAATATGATCTTCCACCCCCCTAA